CCAATTTTCCGTAGGCGTAAGGCACAGCCAGCATCACTTCCTGCACCGATTCATTGGTGCCCTTGCGGTTTTGCAATATCCGCCAGGGCACCAGGGCGCGGTCGAAACGCCCCGCTCGGGCCTCCACCCAACCGGCACCGAGCAGCGCCCGATTGGAGAAAGGCCCTTCGAGATTCACCCGGTCAAAATAGGGGCGCGCCAGCTGCAGTTCGCCGGCCTCCATCAAGTGGGAACCCAGTAATAAATTGGTCTTGTCGTACAGGGCCTGATCGGCCGGGTCGCCACTGTGCCGCTTGCCCAGAGCGGTCAGCTCCAACACCCCACGTGCTTCCTCGCCGGATTTCAACTGGGCAATGCCCAGGTTGAACTCCACAAAGCCCTCCAGGGATTCCTCACCTTTCAGGTCTTTCAGTAGCTCTACCGCCTCTTCGAGACGCCCCAACTCCATAAAAACCCGCGCGCGCAGGAATTGCTCATCGGCACGCACCCGCAAGGGCACCCTGCCCTCAATCATTTCCAGCGCATGCAAAGCGTTTAGAGGTTGCTGTTTGTGGTAGTGAATTTTGGCCAGACGATAGGCGGCTTCATTGCGCACTTCCTGCGAAACATTGCCCTTCAGCACCGCTTCAATTGCACGCCCCGCTTCCCGGTGCATACGGTAGGAAAGCTCCAGGTCACCCACAGAGAATTCAGCCTGCCCAAGATGATTACTAAAGGGGTCTAACGCGGGCTCATCCAGACGGTGATACTGGGCCAGCTCGTTATCCAGCGCTACAATCGCATCAAAGTAGTTTTCCTGGTGGGCGTAGTACATGGCCGCACCAAAGAACAGATCGCGCAATTCTTCTTTATCATCGTCTGCGCCAGACACACTAGGGAGTAGAGACAAGCTACATAATGTAAAGCTGAGAACACGCAGGCCAGCTCCAGCTACGCCGGAAAATGCCGAAAGCAGGGGTATACGCATGGTTACCAGTCCTTGAAGTTAATCTCGGACTCGGTTCCGGAAATTCTGATCTCGACAAACTTTGGCCCTACCGCCTTGTCGATTTGATAAGAAGCATTGGCTCGATACTCTTTACCGGAAGGGGTCTTGCCTATAAAGCGCACTTGTAACGGGTGTCCACCAGCCTGCACATTACCGGTATAGATTTTTTGCACCCCCCCTTTTTGTAAGGATTCAATTTCCCGATAGGTGTAGAGGTGGTGCGCCACGATTTCACCATTGAGAGTGACTTCTACGGATTCCAGTTCAAAAGGCTTTTCGTCTGCGACAGAAACAAACAAAGCCACCTGAGTATTGGAAGGAAACAACAGTTTCTCTTCCAACTGTGCCAAAGTTGCTGTCAGATCAATTACATCTTTCTTAACATCCTGGATTTGCTCGTCCAAACCACGGATATCATCACGACTGACATTCTGCGCATTCACTGCGGCAGCCAGTAAAAGAAGGAGAGCTATCTGTAAAATTCTGAACATGTGGCCTACCTCTGACCCAATCCTTATCAATGAAAACCAGCGATGTGCAAACCCCTTGAGGGCCACATTGAAGTGCCTGTAAACAGGGACCTTTCAGCCAGCGGCATTGTAGTGAATACAGAAATAGGCAGATGTGAGGAAAGTCAAATCTAGGAAAACCGGCAATTGCTAATTTTTTGCACTGAGAAGTGATGCGACTGAGCAATTATGTGAGGTGGATCTCATTAATTCTAAATTCGCGCCGAAATATTAATGGCTACTGTTTTATAGATTCATTGTGAAAGTCTTTCACAAGCAAAACTGCCAACCTATAAAATATTAAAAGTACCTGCTGTGCAATCGATAATCATTTATCATTTGCGACTAGCAATAAAATAAGAGTGGCTAGCCATTGGCAATCACCCAATAGATACAGGAATGACTGCCAACTTGTAAAGAAGCCGTTCAAATAGTCCGGCGATTTAATCGCCGCTGTTCAATGAAATGATCACTTTACCCTTTGCTCGCTTGCTATTCAGGTAAGAGAAAGCCGCCAGACTCTGGCTGAATGGATAAACTTTATCAACGACGGGAGAAATGATTTTGTCCCTGTATAAGGCGCTTAGCTCACTGAGCTGATCCCCATTCGCCTGCATAATGACCATACGGTAAAACGCATTCTTGTCTTTCGCCTGTTTCAATACCGGGCGAGACTTAAGCCCGATTAGCTTACGGAAAAACCAGTTGATACCCAACTCCCTCGCCGTCAACGGGTCCAGCACCCCAGCAATAGATACTACTCTGCCGCCTCTTTTCAATACTTTAAAAGCATCCATTGTGTATTGTTGGCCTAGGGTGTCATACACCACATCAATATCAGACAATAAATCCAGATAGTTTTCTTTCTTATAATCGATCACTTGGTCCGCACCGAGTTTACGCACCCAGTCCACATTGGCACTACTGGTTGTAGTAATCACATAAGCGCCGTAGGCCTTGGCAAGCTGAATCGCCATAGAGCCGATGCCACCGGAACCCGCATGGATCAATACTTTCTCTCCCTTCTTCAAACCAGCAACCTGGATCAAGGCCTGGTAGGAGGTCAGCCCCACCAAAGGGATACTTGCAGCTTCTTCATGGGAGAGGTTTTCAGGTTTCTTCGCCAGATGCGTAGCATCCACCACCAGATACTGGGCAAGGGTGCCCACGTGATCCTCCCCCACCCTGGCGAACACTTCCTCTCCGGGCTGATATTGTGAGACTCCACTACCCACTGCGACCACCTCGCCACTCAGATCCCGGCCAATTCCCACCGGCAAGTTGAGCTTCTTTAGCGCTTTCATCTCGCCGCGCATCACCATTAGATCAATGGGGTTGATGCTGGCGGCATTGATCTTGATCAACACCTCGCTCGCACCTGGCTCGGGTACATTCGCCTCCTGGAAAGCCAGACTGCTATCGATATCGCCATACTGAGTAATTTTGAGTGCTTTCATTAATCTCTCTAGTCATCAGTTCAAGAATGAGAGCGATAGTGCCCCCTGCCCCAACGGAGAAACAGAGAGCATTTAGTG
The DNA window shown above is from Microbulbifer variabilis and carries:
- a CDS encoding NADP-dependent oxidoreductase yields the protein MKALKITQYGDIDSSLAFQEANVPEPGASEVLIKINAASINPIDLMVMRGEMKALKKLNLPVGIGRDLSGEVVAVGSGVSQYQPGEEVFARVGEDHVGTLAQYLVVDATHLAKKPENLSHEEAASIPLVGLTSYQALIQVAGLKKGEKVLIHAGSGGIGSMAIQLAKAYGAYVITTTSSANVDWVRKLGADQVIDYKKENYLDLLSDIDVVYDTLGQQYTMDAFKVLKRGGRVVSIAGVLDPLTARELGINWFFRKLIGLKSRPVLKQAKDKNAFYRMVIMQANGDQLSELSALYRDKIISPVVDKVYPFSQSLAAFSYLNSKRAKGKVIISLNSGD